One Nostoc punctiforme PCC 73102 DNA window includes the following coding sequences:
- a CDS encoding response regulator transcription factor yields the protein MTKILLVEDDELFRLGLRMRLQQETSLEIVAEAEDGEQAVELANRYPLDLVLLDIGLPGIGGIEACRQIKQKHPNLPILVLTSRSEKPLISRLIAAGAQGYCLKGIPAESLILAVRSVAGGASWWDQTATTEIRAAFEGNSTVVLPAKTEGTLENPLTKREQEILALVAAGKSNQEIAEILYIAPGTVRVHVHAILQKLEVRDRTQAAVLAIQKGLVAPELLIN from the coding sequence ATGACAAAAATCTTACTCGTTGAAGACGATGAATTATTTCGGCTTGGTCTGCGGATGCGGTTGCAACAAGAAACCAGTTTGGAGATTGTCGCAGAGGCAGAAGATGGGGAACAAGCTGTAGAATTAGCAAATCGCTATCCGCTGGATTTGGTCTTGCTGGATATAGGTTTACCCGGCATTGGTGGGATTGAAGCTTGTCGCCAAATCAAGCAGAAGCACCCAAATTTACCAATTCTCGTTTTAACGTCTCGTTCTGAAAAACCTTTGATTTCAAGGTTAATTGCAGCCGGGGCCCAAGGTTACTGCCTGAAAGGTATTCCTGCTGAATCTTTGATCTTGGCAGTGCGATCGGTTGCAGGCGGAGCATCTTGGTGGGATCAAACGGCAACAACAGAGATTAGAGCAGCTTTTGAGGGCAATTCTACTGTGGTGCTGCCTGCAAAAACTGAGGGAACCCTAGAAAATCCGTTAACTAAGCGTGAGCAAGAAATTTTGGCACTGGTAGCAGCTGGCAAAAGCAATCAAGAGATTGCTGAGATTCTCTACATTGCTCCTGGTACAGTGCGGGTTCATGTCCATGCTATTTTGCAGAAACTAGAAGTACGCGATCGCACCCAAGCCGCAGTCTTAGCGATCCAAAAAGGATTGGTAGCACCAGAATTGTTGATTAATTAG
- a CDS encoding beta strand repeat-containing protein — protein sequence MPTNTAPTLDNAGNPILTAITQDVTDTENLGTLVSAIIATGTGGNPITDVDTGAVEGIAVIGVDNTHGIWQYSTNGGNNWINFAVSAISATLLRDTEKVRFIPNAGYNGTAEITFRAWDASDGNASGTTGVNPGVGGGTTAYSSATETASISILPLVGLRPYSIIVADLNKDGNTDLVTANKSSQSVSVLLGKGDGTFKPATTFSVVGFNGLNPYSVAVADFNKDGKLDLVTANNVSNNISVLLGKGDGSFQAAVNFDLPSGSAPISIAVGDFNKDGKSDIVTANNASQNISVLLGNGTGGFGSAINFKVPSRPTSVIVGNFNGDGISDLAVTSSYFNNVSILLGNGDGTFNSATQFDVGTNPHSVVIGDFNKDGKSDLAVANSDSNNVSVLLGNGDGTFKPATNFNVGLNPVSVTVIDFNGDGKSDLAVANADSNTVSVLLGDGIGSFGNATNFDVGTTPYAVTVGDFDKDGKSDLAVANSESRNVSILLNNRAESYDPVPPQPILINEIFFDPPSTDGPREYIELRGTPGETLAPGTYLVGIEGDSGSPNPGNVQDIFDLSGKQFGSNGLLVLLQKGNPYVNVVNPNANIVTNAGTGAGWGSGASSSIGHTGQTGATDIENNSVSFFLIQTTTAPTLSNDIDSNDDGIVDPAVYSKWTVLDSVSVLDGTSTTDRAYSSIVFRKGSNGGSVPANATVVDTSFIAGYVGRSGNTTGSTASDWVASAITTGTAPNFALATAPNTSPGNFAEQPLNHIGNTNFAPPANINYAISTATPTVIEGNSGSKTVSFTVTRSGNTAIATTINYALDGTATSVSDYNTIKVGTATGTLSGTLKFAVGETTKTISLNVLGEKLTEPDETINLNLNYPNQVAAIAPATITIVDDDNIPAISIADKSGSEGSGNFVFTVKLSNASTEIVTVAYNSSNDTAIAGIDYTAVTGSLTFNPGVTTQTITVPILNDFVAESSERFFVNLINPTNASIADNQAIGTITDNDIVGFNISPATGLITTEAGGTANFNIQLTSQPTADVTLNLSSSKVSEGTVSNSVTFTAANWNTPQVITVTGVNDGIVDDNIAYKIITGTVVSNDSKYNNFNPANIADIDVVNIKNGNQVNSIITGSAKADNLQGTSSDDLIFGFASNDIIVGGLGNDQIYGGLGSDNLTGGAGNDIFVLAKGEGIDTIKDFNLSEDLIALSGGLIYSGLSLTQSGSNTIIKDTSNNQNLAILTGIQASTLNASYFITY from the coding sequence ATGCCAACCAATACAGCGCCAACATTGGACAACGCAGGTAATCCCATACTGACTGCCATTACTCAAGATGTGACTGACACTGAAAACCTTGGCACTCTAGTTTCTGCCATCATTGCCACAGGTACAGGTGGCAACCCCATCACTGATGTAGACACAGGTGCAGTGGAAGGAATTGCTGTCATTGGTGTAGATAATACCCACGGCATTTGGCAATACTCTACCAATGGCGGTAACAACTGGATTAATTTTGCTGTGTCCGCCATTTCTGCGACATTACTCAGAGATACAGAAAAAGTCCGTTTTATCCCCAATGCTGGCTACAACGGTACGGCTGAAATCACCTTCCGTGCTTGGGATGCTTCAGATGGCAATGCTAGCGGCACTACTGGCGTAAATCCAGGAGTTGGTGGAGGCACAACAGCTTACAGTAGTGCTACGGAAACTGCCAGTATCTCAATTTTACCTCTCGTAGGACTAAGACCCTATTCCATCATTGTCGCCGACTTAAATAAAGATGGTAATACGGATTTGGTAACGGCAAACAAGTCCTCTCAAAGCGTTTCGGTACTTTTGGGAAAGGGTGATGGCACTTTTAAACCTGCCACCACCTTTAGCGTCGTCGGGTTCAACGGGTTAAATCCCTATTCCGTCGCTGTAGCCGACTTCAACAAAGACGGCAAATTGGATTTGGTAACGGCAAACAATGTCTCCAATAACATTTCGGTGCTCCTTGGAAAGGGTGATGGTAGTTTTCAAGCTGCTGTCAATTTTGATTTGCCCTCAGGATCAGCACCCATATCCATCGCAGTGGGGGACTTCAACAAAGATGGTAAATCTGACATAGTAACGGCAAATAATGCTTCCCAAAATATTTCAGTGCTTTTGGGAAATGGTACTGGCGGCTTTGGAAGTGCCATAAACTTTAAAGTTCCCAGCCGTCCTACTTCCGTCATCGTGGGCAACTTCAACGGGGATGGAATATCTGACCTAGCGGTGACGAGTTCTTACTTCAACAACGTCTCAATCCTATTAGGAAATGGTGATGGCACTTTTAACTCAGCCACTCAATTTGACGTAGGAACAAATCCTCATTCTGTTGTCATCGGCGACTTTAATAAAGATGGTAAATCTGACTTGGCGGTGGCAAATTCGGACTCTAACAATGTCTCGGTACTGTTGGGCAATGGTGATGGCACTTTTAAGCCTGCCACCAATTTTAATGTGGGGTTAAATCCCGTATCTGTCACAGTGATTGACTTCAACGGGGATGGCAAATCTGATTTAGCAGTTGCAAACGCAGACTCCAACACGGTTTCAGTCCTGCTAGGAGATGGCATTGGCAGCTTTGGAAATGCCACTAACTTTGACGTAGGTACAACACCCTATGCTGTCACCGTAGGCGACTTCGACAAAGACGGTAAATCTGACTTGGCGGTGGCAAACAGTGAATCTAGAAACGTTTCGATACTACTTAATAATCGCGCTGAATCTTATGATCCCGTTCCCCCTCAGCCGATACTCATCAACGAAATTTTCTTTGATCCCCCAAGTACAGATGGTCCTAGAGAATACATCGAACTGCGTGGTACTCCTGGTGAAACTCTAGCACCTGGGACTTATCTAGTTGGGATTGAGGGTGATTCTGGCTCCCCGAATCCTGGCAATGTTCAAGATATTTTTGATTTGTCTGGTAAGCAGTTTGGAAGCAATGGGTTGCTGGTTCTGTTACAAAAAGGCAATCCTTATGTTAATGTAGTCAACCCCAATGCAAATATAGTAACTAATGCTGGTACTGGAGCCGGATGGGGAAGCGGAGCCTCAAGTTCAATCGGTCATACTGGTCAGACGGGCGCAACTGACATAGAAAATAACTCTGTTAGCTTTTTCCTCATTCAAACTACTACTGCACCCACCCTTAGCAATGATATTGACTCAAATGACGATGGTATTGTTGATCCTGCTGTTTACTCAAAGTGGACTGTATTAGATTCAGTTTCCGTTTTAGATGGCACATCTACTACGGACAGAGCATATAGCTCGATTGTATTTAGAAAAGGTTCTAATGGCGGTTCAGTTCCAGCTAATGCCACAGTTGTTGACACCTCGTTTATCGCTGGATATGTTGGGCGTTCAGGTAATACTACTGGTTCAACAGCCTCAGATTGGGTAGCAAGTGCAATCACCACTGGCACAGCCCCAAATTTTGCATTAGCTACTGCTCCTAACACATCACCTGGAAACTTTGCCGAGCAACCATTGAATCATATTGGCAATACTAACTTTGCTCCTCCAGCTAATATCAATTACGCCATTTCAACTGCTACCCCAACTGTGATTGAAGGTAATAGTGGTAGCAAAACTGTCAGTTTCACTGTGACTCGCAGTGGTAATACTGCCATTGCCACTACCATAAATTATGCCTTGGATGGCACAGCAACTTCTGTCAGCGACTACAATACTATTAAAGTTGGAACTGCAACAGGTACTTTATCTGGGACTTTAAAATTCGCCGTTGGGGAAACGACAAAGACCATTTCACTCAATGTTCTGGGTGAGAAGTTGACTGAACCTGACGAAACCATTAATCTTAACCTAAATTACCCCAACCAAGTAGCTGCGATCGCTCCTGCTACAATCACCATAGTTGATGATGACAACATTCCTGCTATCTCTATCGCAGATAAAAGTGGCAGCGAAGGCAGCGGCAATTTTGTTTTTACCGTCAAACTCTCCAATGCCAGTACTGAAATAGTTACAGTCGCTTACAACAGTAGTAATGATACTGCGATCGCTGGCATTGATTACACCGCAGTCACAGGCAGCCTGACTTTCAACCCTGGAGTTACCACTCAAACAATCACTGTACCGATTCTCAACGATTTTGTTGCTGAATCAAGCGAGCGTTTTTTTGTCAATCTCATCAACCCCACTAATGCCAGCATCGCTGATAATCAAGCTATTGGTACGATTACGGACAACGATATAGTCGGTTTCAATATCTCTCCTGCAACTGGACTAATAACTACCGAGGCTGGTGGCACAGCTAATTTCAATATCCAACTTACCAGCCAACCCACTGCTGATGTAACCTTAAATTTGAGTAGTTCCAAGGTAAGTGAAGGTACTGTCTCAAATAGCGTTACCTTTACCGCAGCTAACTGGAATACACCTCAAGTAATCACAGTTACAGGTGTTAATGATGGTATTGTAGATGACAATATTGCTTATAAAATCATTACTGGCACAGTAGTTAGTAATGATTCAAAATATAACAATTTCAACCCCGCCAATATTGCCGATATTGATGTCGTCAATATTAAAAACGGCAACCAAGTCAATAGCATTATCACAGGTTCAGCCAAGGCTGATAATTTACAGGGAACTAGCTCAGACGATCTGATTTTTGGCTTTGCTAGTAATGACATAATTGTTGGCGGGCTAGGAAACGATCAGATTTACGGCGGTTTAGGTAGTGATAATCTGACAGGAGGTGCAGGTAATGATATATTTGTGCTTGCCAAAGGTGAAGGTATAGATACTATCAAAGACTTCAATCTCAGTGAAGATTTGATTGCCTTATCAGGTGGTTTGATATACTCAGGTTTGTCTCTAACTCAGAGCGGCAGCAATACCATAATTAAAGATACTTCCAATAACCAAAATCTTGCTATTTTAACTGGAATTCAGGCATCAACTTTAAACGCTAGCTATTTCATCACTTATTAG
- the priA gene encoding primosomal protein N': MYINGISLSPLVVAQASESYQSGTTLNRWVEVLVDCPGSTGLFTYRLPAQLEIKPGDILSVPFGAQQLGAIAIRLLAQPNVDLAPEKIREVEDIVSVGFFPSAYWELLNRVAAYYYTPLIQVIRVALPPGLLGRSQRRIRLVRGGRAAGSSYLLASTNPSAFLTPTARQVWELLQTQPAGDYSFAYLQQKVKSAYRGIRELLRFGLVESYLEPPRLTRPKLQKAVTLTGTIDCDLTTRQREILVVLRRHNGELWQNELLQICNASSSILKTLSQKGYIVIEEREVLRTEQGPVLAGDGAKSLTSAQASALATIETLDGFAEVLLHGVTGSGKTEVYLQAIAPLISEGKSALVLVPEIGLTPQLTDRFRARFGNKVSVYHSALSDGERYDTWRQMLTGKPQVVIGTRSAVFAPLPKLGLIILDEEHDSSFKQDSPIPTYHARTVAQWRAELENCPLLLGSATPSLESWISVRRQKAEGRRQETYYLSLPERINSRPLPPVEIVDMRQELQQGNRSIFSRSLQEALQQLQERKEQGILFIHRRGHSTFVSCRSCGYVLECPHCDVSLAYHHTEEKAPELLRCHYCNYARSHPKYCPDCSSPYLKFFGSGTQRVTQELARQFPELRLIRFDSDTTRNKGSHRTLLTQFANGEADLLVGTQMLTKGLDLPQVTLVGVVAADGLLNLSDYRASERAFQTLTQVAGRAGRGNDPGRVIVQTYTTEHQVIAAVRSHDYHSFSQAELEQRQALNYPPYGRLILLRLSSLDPIQVQNTAQIIATALSTEEKFEILGPAPASILRVANRYRWQILIKFAPDALPQLPDWEEVRSLCPASVSLTIDVDPINIM; the protein is encoded by the coding sequence ATGTATATTAATGGCATAAGTTTATCTCCTTTAGTAGTGGCCCAAGCTAGCGAATCGTACCAATCAGGTACAACTCTTAATAGGTGGGTTGAAGTACTGGTAGACTGTCCAGGAAGTACAGGATTATTTACTTATCGATTACCAGCCCAGTTAGAAATAAAACCAGGGGATATTTTGAGCGTGCCATTTGGGGCACAACAATTAGGAGCGATCGCAATTCGGTTACTGGCACAACCAAATGTTGATTTAGCACCAGAAAAAATCCGGGAAGTAGAAGATATAGTCAGCGTTGGATTTTTCCCAAGTGCTTATTGGGAATTACTCAATCGAGTTGCTGCATATTACTATACGCCTCTAATTCAAGTAATCCGGGTTGCTCTACCACCAGGGTTGCTGGGGCGATCGCAGCGTCGTATCCGCCTTGTTAGAGGAGGGCGAGCAGCAGGAAGTAGTTATCTATTGGCATCTACTAATCCTTCAGCTTTTTTAACTCCAACCGCGCGGCAAGTTTGGGAACTTTTGCAAACACAACCTGCGGGGGATTACAGTTTCGCCTACCTCCAACAAAAAGTCAAATCTGCCTATCGGGGAATTCGGGAGCTGCTGCGATTCGGTTTAGTAGAAAGCTACTTAGAACCGCCACGGCTGACTCGACCAAAGCTGCAAAAAGCAGTCACGCTTACAGGTACAATCGATTGCGACTTAACTACTCGCCAAAGAGAGATTTTGGTAGTGCTGCGACGGCATAATGGGGAGTTGTGGCAAAATGAATTACTGCAAATTTGCAATGCTAGTTCTTCTATCCTCAAGACGTTGTCACAAAAGGGTTACATCGTTATCGAAGAACGGGAAGTATTGCGAACAGAACAGGGGCCAGTATTGGCAGGTGATGGAGCTAAATCTTTAACTTCTGCCCAAGCTAGCGCCTTAGCGACAATCGAGACACTCGATGGATTTGCTGAAGTTTTATTGCATGGGGTGACAGGTTCAGGAAAAACCGAAGTATATTTGCAAGCGATCGCACCTCTCATCAGCGAAGGTAAATCTGCCCTCGTTTTAGTCCCCGAAATTGGACTTACACCCCAGTTAACCGATCGTTTTCGCGCCCGTTTTGGCAATAAAGTCAGCGTTTATCACAGCGCCCTCTCCGACGGTGAACGTTACGACACTTGGCGGCAAATGCTCACAGGAAAACCTCAAGTTGTCATTGGTACGCGCAGCGCCGTTTTCGCGCCTTTGCCCAAATTGGGTTTAATTATTTTAGATGAAGAACACGACAGCAGCTTTAAACAAGACTCACCCATACCTACTTACCACGCTCGCACCGTCGCCCAATGGCGAGCCGAATTAGAAAATTGCCCCTTATTGTTAGGTTCTGCTACCCCTTCCCTGGAGAGTTGGATAAGCGTCAGGAGGCAGAAGGCAGAAGGCAGGAGGCAAGAGACATATTACTTAAGTTTGCCCGAACGCATCAATTCCCGCCCTTTACCGCCTGTGGAAATAGTCGATATGCGGCAAGAGTTGCAGCAGGGAAATCGTTCTATATTTAGTAGATCGCTGCAAGAAGCTTTGCAACAGTTGCAAGAGAGAAAAGAACAGGGAATTTTATTTATCCATCGCCGGGGACACAGTACTTTTGTCTCATGTCGCAGTTGTGGATATGTGTTGGAATGTCCGCATTGTGATGTGTCGCTGGCGTACCACCACACCGAAGAAAAAGCGCCGGAATTATTGCGCTGTCATTATTGTAACTATGCGCGATCGCATCCCAAATACTGCCCCGATTGTAGTTCCCCTTATCTGAAATTTTTCGGTAGCGGTACTCAGCGAGTAACACAGGAATTAGCGCGACAGTTCCCAGAGTTACGCTTGATTCGTTTTGATAGCGATACCACCCGTAACAAAGGCTCACACCGGACTTTACTTACCCAATTTGCCAACGGCGAAGCAGATTTATTAGTAGGTACGCAAATGCTTACCAAAGGTTTGGATTTACCACAGGTGACACTTGTGGGCGTTGTCGCCGCCGATGGATTGCTAAATTTATCAGATTATCGCGCCAGTGAGCGGGCATTTCAAACCTTGACTCAAGTCGCTGGACGTGCTGGTAGAGGTAACGATCCAGGGAGGGTGATTGTACAAACTTACACTACAGAACATCAGGTAATTGCGGCAGTGCGATCGCACGATTATCACTCTTTCTCCCAAGCTGAGTTAGAACAACGCCAAGCCCTCAATTATCCCCCTTATGGGCGGTTAATTTTGTTGCGCTTAAGTAGTCTCGATCCCATTCAAGTGCAAAATACAGCGCAAATCATTGCCACAGCCTTGAGTACAGAAGAAAAATTCGAGATATTAGGGCCAGCACCAGCGAGTATTTTACGCGTAGCTAATCGTTATCGCTGGCAGATATTGATTAAATTTGCCCCCGATGCATTGCCACAATTGCCAGATTGGGAAGAAGTGCGATCGCTTTGTCCTGCTTCTGTTAGCTTGACCATTGATGTAGACCCCATAAATATTATGTGA
- a CDS encoding RpoD/SigA family RNA polymerase sigma factor: MYQTKQQSLKETMNIVELGKMEILENAADIEEPSLDSLDAVADEEPPIVVENLESDERDGDDMAAARPSGYNKTEHDDAVGAFFKEMARYPLLKADEEVELARRVRFLEEIRELQAALNLKLGQEPTKLEIASELEMTEKQLESRLYQGRVAKRKMIRSNLRLVVSIAKRYLNRGVPFLDLIQEGAMGLNRATEKFDPDKGYKFSTYAYWWIRQAITRAIANDARTIRLPIHIVEKLNKLKKAQRELKQKLCRNPTEGEMAEALDISVQQLRQLQQLRRQALSLNHRVGKEEDTELMDLLEDEDNLSPEAKMNENMMRQEIWEVLGDVLTPREKDVISLRYGLTTSEPCTLEEVGNMFNLSRERVRQIQSKAMRKLRRPHIAKRLKGWLI, from the coding sequence ATGTACCAAACAAAACAACAATCCCTAAAGGAAACTATGAACATTGTTGAATTGGGAAAAATGGAAATACTGGAGAATGCTGCTGATATTGAAGAACCATCACTCGATAGTTTAGATGCAGTGGCAGATGAAGAGCCTCCTATTGTAGTAGAAAATCTGGAATCAGATGAACGCGATGGAGATGATATGGCGGCGGCCCGCCCTTCGGGATACAATAAAACCGAGCACGATGATGCCGTCGGTGCGTTTTTTAAAGAGATGGCACGTTATCCACTTCTAAAAGCTGATGAAGAAGTAGAGTTAGCACGGCGAGTTAGATTTCTAGAGGAAATTAGGGAATTACAAGCCGCTTTAAACTTAAAACTAGGACAGGAACCTACCAAACTAGAAATAGCTTCCGAGCTAGAAATGACCGAAAAGCAACTAGAAAGTCGCTTGTATCAAGGTAGAGTAGCGAAACGCAAAATGATTCGCTCTAACTTGAGGTTAGTAGTTTCTATTGCCAAACGATATCTAAATCGGGGAGTGCCTTTTCTGGATTTAATTCAGGAAGGAGCAATGGGTTTAAATCGCGCTACAGAAAAGTTTGATCCAGATAAGGGATATAAGTTTTCTACTTATGCCTATTGGTGGATTAGACAAGCGATTACCAGGGCTATAGCTAACGATGCACGGACAATCCGGCTACCTATTCATATTGTTGAAAAGCTTAACAAACTGAAAAAAGCTCAACGGGAACTAAAGCAAAAACTCTGTCGGAATCCTACCGAAGGTGAAATGGCAGAAGCTTTGGACATTAGTGTGCAACAACTACGCCAACTACAACAGTTACGCCGTCAAGCACTTTCTCTCAACCACCGTGTCGGTAAAGAAGAAGACACGGAATTGATGGATTTGCTAGAAGATGAAGATAACCTGTCTCCAGAAGCAAAAATGAATGAAAACATGATGCGTCAAGAGATTTGGGAAGTGTTGGGTGATGTGTTAACTCCACGAGAAAAAGATGTGATTTCTCTGCGTTATGGTTTGACAACCAGCGAACCCTGTACCTTAGAAGAAGTTGGCAATATGTTCAATCTTTCTCGTGAGCGAGTGCGCCAAATTCAAAGCAAAGCAATGCGGAAATTGCGCCGTCCCCACATCGCTAAACGCTTAAAAGGTTGGTTGATTTAG
- a CDS encoding GNAT family N-acetyltransferase, producing the protein MTLCSNLILRFAEPTDYSVLFQLIQGLAEYEKLSHAVTGDALALKEHLFGSHRYIEAILAETAGQAVAFALFFHNYSTFLTKPGIYLEDLFVLPEYRRQGIGKALISKVAQIAIERDCGRLEWSVLDWNEPAKVFYRSIGASILDDWRICRVTEDALTQLGAVN; encoded by the coding sequence ATGACTTTGTGTAGCAATTTGATTTTGCGTTTTGCTGAACCAACTGATTACAGCGTACTTTTTCAATTAATTCAGGGACTTGCTGAGTATGAAAAATTATCTCATGCTGTCACTGGCGATGCTCTGGCACTTAAAGAGCATTTATTTGGTTCGCACAGATATATAGAAGCGATTTTAGCAGAAACTGCTGGTCAAGCTGTTGCTTTTGCCCTATTTTTTCATAATTATTCAACATTTTTGACCAAGCCCGGAATTTATCTGGAAGACTTATTTGTTTTACCAGAATATCGTAGGCAAGGTATTGGTAAAGCTCTTATTTCTAAAGTAGCCCAGATAGCTATAGAACGTGACTGTGGACGGTTAGAGTGGAGTGTGTTGGATTGGAATGAACCAGCTAAAGTATTCTACCGTAGTATAGGAGCATCTATATTAGATGATTGGCGAATTTGCCGTGTCACAGAAGACGCACTTACGCAGTTAGGGGCTGTCAATTGA
- the ctpA gene encoding carboxyl-terminal processing protease CtpA: MGFMNKQVFRVGFSLLMAFWLAFGTLTQPAVALTGEQKLVSEVWRIVNRTYLDETFNHQNWAAVRQKVLEKPLTDSNASYAAIGKMLKSLDDPFTRFLDPEQYRSLKVNTSGELTGVGLQIVLNPETGKLEVVAPIAGSPADKAGIRPRDRILKIEGVSTKNLTLDEAATKMRGPSGSLVTLLIERDGEPETEIKLTRDRIALNPVVSELRVSAEGTSIGYLRLTQFNANASMELAHAISSLEKKGAAAYILDLRNNPGGLLQSGIEIARQWLDSGTIVYTVNRQGIQGSFEALGPALTNDPLVILVNQGTASASEILAGALQDNGRAQLVGETTFGKGLIQSLFELSDGSGLAVTIAKYETPQHRDINKLGIKPDKVISQDPINREQIGTEADLQYQAAVELLKKDLVVAGKA; the protein is encoded by the coding sequence ATGGGGTTCATGAACAAACAAGTGTTTCGGGTTGGATTTTCGTTGTTAATGGCGTTTTGGTTGGCGTTTGGTACGCTTACCCAGCCTGCGGTGGCATTAACGGGGGAACAAAAGCTGGTTTCCGAAGTATGGCGAATTGTTAATCGCACTTATCTAGATGAGACTTTTAATCATCAAAACTGGGCGGCTGTGCGGCAAAAGGTTCTAGAGAAGCCGCTTACAGACTCAAATGCCAGTTATGCGGCAATTGGGAAGATGCTCAAGAGCCTCGATGACCCTTTTACCCGCTTTTTAGACCCGGAACAGTACCGCAGCTTAAAGGTCAATACCTCTGGGGAACTGACTGGGGTAGGGTTGCAAATTGTCCTGAATCCTGAGACTGGGAAGTTGGAAGTAGTGGCTCCTATCGCAGGTTCACCAGCAGATAAAGCGGGGATTAGACCACGCGATCGCATTCTTAAAATTGAAGGCGTGTCCACAAAAAATCTTACCCTAGATGAAGCTGCAACTAAAATGCGCGGGCCAAGTGGCAGTCTTGTTACTCTCCTCATTGAGCGAGATGGAGAGCCAGAAACGGAAATTAAATTAACGCGCGATCGCATTGCTCTTAACCCTGTGGTTTCAGAATTGCGTGTTTCCGCTGAAGGTACGTCTATTGGCTACCTACGTCTTACTCAATTCAATGCCAACGCCTCAATGGAATTGGCACACGCTATTTCTAGTCTAGAAAAAAAAGGCGCTGCTGCCTACATTCTAGATTTACGAAATAATCCTGGGGGATTATTGCAATCAGGAATTGAAATTGCTCGTCAGTGGTTAGATTCTGGTACTATCGTCTATACCGTGAATCGACAAGGTATTCAGGGTAGTTTTGAAGCTTTAGGACCGGCCCTGACGAACGATCCTCTAGTGATTTTGGTGAATCAAGGAACTGCCAGCGCTAGCGAAATTCTCGCTGGCGCACTCCAAGATAACGGTCGTGCACAGTTGGTAGGCGAAACTACCTTTGGTAAGGGTCTAATTCAGTCTTTATTTGAATTATCAGATGGTTCGGGGTTGGCAGTCACAATTGCTAAGTATGAAACTCCTCAACACCGGGATATTAACAAACTAGGTATTAAGCCAGATAAAGTGATTTCCCAAGATCCAATTAACCGCGAACAGATTGGTACTGAAGCGGATCTGCAATATCAAGCAGCAGTGGAACTTTTGAAGAAAGACTTGGTTGTGGCAGGAAAAGCGTAA
- the petB gene encoding cytochrome b6 → MANVYDWFEERLEIQALAEDVTSKYVPPHVNIFYCLGGITLVCFLIQFATGFAMTFYYRPTVTEAFSSVEYIMNEVNFGWLIRSIHRWSASMMVLMMILHVFRVYLTGGFKKPRELTWVSGVILAVITVSFGVTGYSLPWDQVGYWAVKIVSGVPEAIPVVGVLISDLLRGGSSVGQATLTRYYSAHTFVLPWLIAVFMLFHFLMIRKQGISGPL, encoded by the coding sequence ATGGCCAACGTTTACGACTGGTTTGAGGAACGCCTGGAGATTCAGGCACTCGCTGAAGACGTTACTAGTAAGTACGTCCCTCCCCACGTCAACATCTTCTACTGCTTGGGTGGTATTACCCTGGTTTGCTTTCTCATCCAGTTTGCCACTGGATTTGCCATGACGTTCTACTACAGGCCAACAGTCACTGAAGCGTTCTCCTCAGTGGAGTACATCATGAATGAAGTAAACTTCGGTTGGCTAATTCGCTCCATCCATCGCTGGTCTGCCAGCATGATGGTGTTAATGATGATTTTGCACGTCTTCCGGGTTTATCTCACAGGTGGTTTTAAAAAGCCCCGCGAACTAACTTGGGTCAGCGGTGTCATCCTAGCTGTAATTACAGTTTCCTTTGGAGTCACCGGCTATTCCCTACCTTGGGATCAAGTTGGCTACTGGGCTGTAAAAATTGTTAGCGGCGTACCAGAAGCAATTCCTGTAGTTGGCGTTCTGATCTCCGACCTGCTGCGCGGCGGCTCAAGTGTTGGTCAAGCAACACTAACTCGTTACTACAGCGCACACACCTTTGTGCTGCCTTGGTTGATTGCAGTTTTCATGCTGTTTCACTTCTTGATGATCCGCAAGCAAGGCATTTCCGGTCCTTTGTAA